A single Saccopteryx bilineata isolate mSacBil1 chromosome 9, mSacBil1_pri_phased_curated, whole genome shotgun sequence DNA region contains:
- the TTC9B gene encoding tetratricopeptide repeat protein 9B has protein sequence MQRGALSPVLMLSAAPEPPPRPPPALSPPGPGPCHGSGRPGPAPEPSGGLGAALDSSLRAAVAFKAEGQRCYREKKFREAIGKYHRALLQLKAAQGARPGGLPTPAPGPATSPGPARLSEEQRRLVENTEVECYDSLTACLLQSELVNYERVREYCLKVLEKQQGNFKATYRAGIAFYHLGDYAHALRYLQEARSQEPTDTNVLRYIQLTQLKMSRCSLQQEDSGARPRDVIG, from the exons ATGCAGCGCGGCGCGCTGTCCCCGGTGCTGATGCTCAGCGCTGCCCCGGAGCCTCCGCCGCGCCCGCCTCCTGCCCTGTCCCCGCCGGGCCCGGGCCCCTGCCATGGCTCGGGTCGGCCCGGTCCTGCCCCAGAGCCGTCGGGGGGCCTGGGCGCGGCGCTCGACAGCAGCCTGCGGGCCGCCGTGGCGTTCAAGGCAGAGGGCCAGCGTTGTTACCGAGAGAAGAAGTTCCGGGAAGCCATCGGCAAGTATCATCGAGCACTGCTGCAGCTGAAGGCGGCGCAGGGGGCCCGCCCTGGTGGcctgcccacccctgcccccgGGCCCGCCACCAGCCCGGGGCCAGCCCGCCTCAGCGAGGAGCAGCGGCGCCTGGTGGAGAACACGGAGGTGGAATGTTACGACTCTCTCACGG CCTGCCTGTTGCAGTCGGAGCTGGTGAACTATGAGCGGGTGCGCGAGTACTGTCTTAAGGTGCTGGAGAAGCAGCAGGGCAACTTCAAGGCCACCTACCGCGCTGGCATTGCTTTCTACCACCTTGGTGACTATGCACACGCGTTGCGCTACCTGCAGGAAGCCCGAAGCCAGGAGCCCACAG ACACCAATGTCCTGCGCTACATTCAGTTGACTCAGCTGAAGATGAGCCGGTGTAGCCTCCAGCAGGAAGACAGTGGGGCCCGGCCTCGAGATGTCATTGGCTGA
- the MAP3K10 gene encoding mitogen-activated protein kinase kinase kinase 10, whose translation MEEEGGGAAAKEWGTTPAGPVWTAVFDYEAAGDEELTLRRGDRVQVLSQDCAVSGDEGWWTGQLPGGRVGVFPSNYVAPAAPASLQLPQEIPFHELQLEEIIGVGGFGKVYRALWRGEEVAVKAARLDPERDPAVTAEQVRQEARLFGALQHPNIIALRGACLSPPHLCLVMEYARGGALSRVLAGRRVPPHVLVNWAVQVARGMNYLHNDAPVPIIHRDLKSINILILEAIENHNLADTVLKITDFGLAREWHKTTKMSAAGTYAWMAPEVIRLSLFSKSSDVWSFGVLLWELLTGEVPYREIDALAVAYGVAMNKLTLPIPSTCPEPFARLLEECWDPDPHGRPDFSSILKQLEVIEQSALFQMPLESFHSLQEDWKLEIQHMFDDLRTKEKELRSREEELLRAAQEQRFQEEQLRRREQELAEREMDIVERELHLLMCQLSQEKPRVRKRKGNFKRSRLLKLREGSSHISLPSGFEHKITVQASPTLDKRKGSDRASPPASPSIIPRLRAIRLTPVDGGGGCSSGGSGTWGRSGPPKKEELVGGKKKGRTWGPSSTLQRERAGGEERLKALGEGSKQWSSSAPNLGKSPKHTPIAPGFASLNEMEEFAEADEGSSEPPSPHSTPAYLTVPLSTEPSPGMPVAPARPGARRCCEFALLGCATLLGAVGLGADVADARATYGEEQRRWLDGFFPRAGRFPRGVSPPMRSPSRRDDGATGPGLVPSATLVSLSSISDCNSTRSLLRSDSDEATPAVPSPLPSPPESSPSTNPLVDLELESFKKDPRQSLTPTHITAACAVSRGHRRTPSDGALGQRGAPEPTGPGPGPRDSLDFPRLPDPQALFPTRHRPPEFPGRPTTLTFAPRPRPASSRPRLDPWKLVSFGRTLSISPPSRPDTPESPRPPSMQPTLLDMDMEGQSQDSTVPLCGAHGSR comes from the exons ATGGAGGAGGAGGGCGGGGGCGCGGCGGCCAAAGAGTGGGGCACCACCCCCGCGGGGCCGGTCTGGACCGCGGTGTTCGACTACGAGGCGGCGGGCGATGAGGAGCTGACCCTGCGGAGGGGCGACCGCGTCCAGGTGCTTTCCCAGGACTGTGCGGTGTCGGGAGACGAGGGCTGGTGGACCGGGCAGCTACCCGGCGGCCGTGTGGGCGTCTTCCCCAGCAACTACGTGGCCCCCGCCGCACCCGCCAGCCTGCAGCTGCCCCAGGAGATCCCCTTCCACGAGCTGCAACTAGAGGAGATCATCGGTGTAGGGGGCTTTGGCAAGGTCTATCGGGCCCTGTGGCGTGGCGAGGAGGTGGCCGTCAAGGCTGCCCGGCTGGACCCTGAGCGGGACCCAGCTGTGACAGCAGAGCAGGTGCGCCAAGAGGCCCGGCTCTTCGGAGCCCTTCAGCACCCCAACATCATTGCCCTGAGGGGCGCCTGCCTCAGCCCCCCACACCTCTGCCTGGTGATGGAGTATGCCAGGGGGGGTGCACTAAGCAGGGTGCTGGCGGGTCGCCGTGTGCCCCCTCATGTGCTGGTCAACTGGGCTGTGCAGGTGGCCCGGGGCATGAACTACCTACACAATGATGCCCCTGTGCCCATCATCCACCGGGACCTCAAGTCTATCAACA TCCTTATTCTGGAGGCCATCGAGAACCACAACCTCGCAGACACGGTGCTCAAGATCACAGACTTCGGCCTCGCCCGTGAGTGGCACAAGACCACCAAGATGAGCGCTGCGGGGACTTACGCCTGGATGGCCCCGGAGGTTAtccgtctctccctcttctccaaaAGCAGTGACGTCTGGAG CTTTGGGGTACTTCTCTGGGAGCTGCTGACGGGTGAGGTCCCCTACCGTGAAATCGACGCCTTGGCTGTGGCATATGGCGTGGCTATGAACAAGCTGACGCTTCCCATCCCCTCCACGTGCCCCGAGCCCTTTGCCCGCCTACTGGAGG AATGCTGGGACCCAGACCCCCATGGGCGGCCAGATTTCAGCAGCATCTTGAAGCAGCTTGAAGTCATAGAACAGTCAGCCCTATTCCAGATGCCGCTGGAGTCCTTCCACTCGCTGCAGGAAGACTGGAAGCTGGAAATTCAGCACATGTTCGATGACCTTCGGACCAAGGAGAAG GAGCTCCGGAGCCGCGAGGAGGAGCTGCTGCGGGCCGCTCAGGAGCAGCGCTTCCAGGAGGAGCAGCTGCGCCGGCGGGAGCAGGAGCTGGCTGAGCGGGAGATGGACATTGTGGAGCGGGAGCTGCACCTGCTCATGTGCCAGCTGAGCCAGGAGAAGCCGCGGGTCCGCAAACGCAAGGGCAACTTCAAGCGCAGCCGCCTGCTTAAGCTGCGGGAAGGCAGCAGCCACATCAGCCTGCCCTCTG GTTTTGAGCATAAGATTACAGTCCAAGCCTCTCCGACTCTGGACAAGCGGAAAGGATCCGATAGAGCCAGCCCCCCCGCAAGCCCCAGCATCATCCCCCGCCTGAGGGCCATTCGCT TGACCCCTGTGGACGGTGGCGGTGGCTGCAGCAGTGGTGGCAGCGGAACATGGGGCCGCAGTGGGCCCCCAAAGAAGGAAGAACTGGTTGGGGGCAAGAAGAAAGGCCGGACCTGGGGGCCCAGCTCCACCCTGCAGAGGGAGCGGGCTGGAGGCGAGGAGAG GCTGAAGGCCCTGGGGGAAGGAAGCAAACAATGGTCATCAAGCGCCCCCAACCTGGGCAAGTCCCCCAAACACACCCCCATTGCCCCAGGCTTCGCCAGCCTCAATGAGATGG AGGAATTCGCGGAGGCAGACGAAGGCAGCAGCGAGCCTCCCTCGCCCCACAGCACCCCGGCCTACCTCACGGTTCCTTTGTCCACCGAGCCCTCCCCGGGAATGCCAGTGGCCCCGGCCAGGCCCGGTGCCCGGCGGTGCTGTGAATTCGCATTGCTGGGCTGCGCCACACTGCTAGGTGCTGTGGGCCTAGGCGCGGATGTGGCGGACGCACGGGCAACCTATGGTGAGGAGCAGCGCCGCTGGCTGGACGGCTTCTTCCCCCGGGCGGGCCGCTTCCCACGCGGCGTTAGCCCACCTATGCGCTCCCCCAGCCGCCGCGATGACGGCGCCACCGGCCCAGGCCTGGTGCCCTCAGCCACCCTGGTGTCGCTGTCCTCCATTTCTGACTGCAACTCCACGCGTTCGCTGCTACGCTCCGACAGTGACGAGGCCACCCCGGCGGTACCCTCCCCGCTCCCTTCCCCGCCCGAGTCCTCACCCAGTACCAACCCCCTGGTGGacctggagctggagagcttcaAGAAGGACCCTCGCCAGTCACTGACGCCCACTCACATCACAGCTGCTTGCGCTGTGAGCCGCGGGCACCGGAGGACGCCCTCTGATGGAGCGCTGGGGCAGCGGGGGGCGCCAGAGCCCACGGGGCCTGGCCCTG GCCCTCGAGATTCCCTGGACTTCCCCCGCCTACCCGACCCCCAGGCCCTGTTTCCCACCCGCCACCGGCCTCCTGAGTTTCCTGGTCGCCCCACCACCCTGACCTTTGCCCCAAGACCCCGGCCAGCTTCCAGCCGCCCCCGTCTGGACCCCTGGAAACTGGTCTCCTTTGGTCGGACACTCAGCATCTCGCCTCCCAGCAGGCCAGACACTCCAGAGAGCCCCAGACCCCCCAGCATGCAGCCCACACTGCTTGACATGGAcatggaggggcagagccaggacagCACAGTGCCCCTGTGTGGTGCCCATGGCTCACGCTGA